A section of the Pan paniscus chromosome 11, NHGRI_mPanPan1-v2.0_pri, whole genome shotgun sequence genome encodes:
- the LOC129393070 gene encoding nuclear pore-associated protein 1-like, whose translation MGNLLSIFCPCSRHRPLPGRRPQAPIARESSQPGPAHPVAPTSTPGPFRFLFNPQHSRGPSPVSFYSAPRRPCPLPPDTGAPLGVLPAVGCGLPSRKKPVLSSGNSMMLGHPSSVRIPPPSSKFTLQLPSPREQVAGARKLIPIPARPPNKTKI comes from the exons ATGGGCaatttattaagtatattttgTCCCTGTTCCCGCCACAGGCCCCTGCCGGGCCGTCGCCCACAAGCTCCCATAGCCCGTGAGTCCTCTCAGCCTGGCCCGGCTCACCCTGTGGCGCCCACGTCTACCCCGGGCCCTTTCCGATTCCTCTTTAACCCTCAGCACAGTCGCGGGCCTTCTCCAGTCAGCTTCTACAGCGCGCCTAGGAGACCGTGTCCTCTCCCGCCAGACACGGGCGCCCCCCTGGGGGTCCTGCCTGCTGTGGGCTGCGGGCTCCCCTCAAGGAAGAAACCCGTGCTGTCTAGTGGCAACTCCATGATGTTGGGACACCCCAGCTCGGTGAGGATCCCTCCTCCCAGCAGCAAGTTCACTCTCCAACTGCCTTCACCACGTGAGCAGGTGGCTGGGGCTAGGAAGCTGATTCCGATCCCAGCCAGGCCGCCGAATAAGACCAAG ATATAG